DNA sequence from the Kiritimatiellia bacterium genome:
AGCCGCGGTTTCGGGAAAAGGGCTTCGACCTTCAGTTCACACCGCAGGACGATCAGGCCATGCCCGATGTCGGGGTGGCGGTTGCCCGCCGGCTGGTCAACGACCCGGACGTCCTGGCGGTTGTCGGGCACTTCAATTCGGGGGTCAGCATTCCGGCGTCCGAGGTCTACAAGGATGGGAACCTTGTGATGGTTTCGCCCGGCAGCACGAATCCCCGCGTCACGGAGCGCGGATTGAAGAACGTCAACCGCGTCTGCGGTCGCGATGACGTGCAGGGGCCGGTGGGCGCCGAGTTCGCGGTGAACGATTTGAAAGCGAAACGAATTTTGGTGATTCATGACAAGACGGCCTACGGACAGGGCATTGCGCAGGCGTTCCGGGAGCGGGTGGTGGCGCTTGGGGGCGAGATCGTCGGCTTCATCGGAACGGAAGAGAAGACCAATTTCCAGTCGTTGATCCTGCAGATGCGCGCGCTCAAGCCGGACCTTGTGTATTTTGGCGGCATCTACGACCAGGGCGGCGTGTTGCTCAAGCAGATGCGCGAGCGGAGAATCGACGCCATCTTTATGGGTCCCGACGGGCTTGATTCATCGGCCTTCGTCGATATCGCCCAGAACGCCGCAGCGGGCGCATACTACACGTCGGTCGCGGGTCCGGTGGACAAATATCCTGCGGCCAAGGAGTTTGCCGAACGGTTTACGGCCCGCTTCGGACGGCCGCCCGAGGCCTTCGCGCTGTACGCATATGATGCGGCTCGGGTCATTCTCGCGGGCATCGAGGCAGCGATTGATCAAAACGGCGGACGCCGCCCGTCGAGGGCTCAGATTTCCGAAGCCGTACGAAATGTGAACATCGACGGGATCACGGGACCGATCGCGTTCAACCAGAACGGGGACCGTGTCTCCGCTGATTACTGGGTGATTCACTTCGCCGAGGCGAAATACCCCGGGACGCCGGTCAAATCCATCTCCTCTGCTCCACCGACGGCGAATTAACGCGCGGTCCATTGATGAGGACCGGCCCTGCGCCCGTGGTGAGTCAGCCACGGGCCATGGCTTCGCCGGCAATCCAGCCGGTTGTCCACGCGGCCTGTAGGTTGAATCCGCCCGTGAGGGCATCGATATCGAGCAGCTCGCCGGCGAAATAGAGTCCCGGACAGCATTTGCTCTGCATAGTTCGGAAATCGACCTCTTTGAGACTCACTCCGCCACAGGTGACGAACTCGTCCTTGAAAAGGCTCTTGCCCGCGGTCTCGAGCGACATTCGGTCGCAGGCGTCCGCGAGCCGATTGGCCTCCGCGTTGGAGAGGTGGCTCCACATCCGATCGCCCGGAATATTTGCGCGTTCGAGAATCCATTCCCACAGCCGTGCGGGAACGCGGATCAAGGGCCGCGCGACCAATGAACGCGCGGGATGCCGTCTGCGCTCTTCCGCGATGGCTTCGCGCCTCCGGCCCCGGCCGTCGGACTGCCAACAGACGTTTAGCGTCGTGCAATAGTCGCAGGCGGCGAAGGCCCGGGCGCCCCACGCTGAGAGCTTGAGAACAGCGGGCCCGCTGATGCCCCAGTGTGTAACCAA
Encoded proteins:
- a CDS encoding branched-chain amino acid ABC transporter substrate-binding protein, whose product is MKSTLSIVFILVCGWLSAQAEVIKVASCSMLSGPQASMGEMVKLGVQLAIEEAQPRFREKGFDLQFTPQDDQAMPDVGVAVARRLVNDPDVLAVVGHFNSGVSIPASEVYKDGNLVMVSPGSTNPRVTERGLKNVNRVCGRDDVQGPVGAEFAVNDLKAKRILVIHDKTAYGQGIAQAFRERVVALGGEIVGFIGTEEKTNFQSLILQMRALKPDLVYFGGIYDQGGVLLKQMRERRIDAIFMGPDGLDSSAFVDIAQNAAAGAYYTSVAGPVDKYPAAKEFAERFTARFGRPPEAFALYAYDAARVILAGIEAAIDQNGGRRPSRAQISEAVRNVNIDGITGPIAFNQNGDRVSADYWVIHFAEAKYPGTPVKSISSAPPTAN